The following are encoded together in the Perca fluviatilis chromosome 23, GENO_Pfluv_1.0, whole genome shotgun sequence genome:
- the calua gene encoding calumenin-A, whose product MIRALVVLLCFVLCVVYASSKPTEKKSRVHEEEPLSRLQHDDNKNYDYDHEAFLGQDEAKTFEHLPPEESKRRLGIIVNKMDRNKDGFISEEELKDWIKSAQKKHIYDSVEHQWKDFDVNGDGLISWEEYKNVTYGSYLEDPQTDTEYNYDQMMSRDERRFRVADTNGDLMADKHEFSAFLHPEDHQHMKDIVVQETMEDIDKNGDGFIDLKEYIGDMYTSDGEEEEPEWVATERQQFSEFRDKNNDGKMDKEETLDWILPSDYDHAEAEAKHLMHEADANHDGKLTKTEILNKYETFVGSQVTDFGEALLRHDEF is encoded by the exons ATGATTCGTGCGTTGGTGGTGTTGCTGTGCTTCGTCCTGTGCGTGGTCTATGCCAGCAGTAAACCCACAGAGAAGAAGAGTCGAGTCCACGAAGAAGAACCTCTCAGCCGCCTCCAACACGACGACAACAAGAACTACGACTACGACCACGAAGCTTTCCTGGGCCAAGACGAGGCCAAAACCTTCGAGCATCTCCCGCCAGAGGAGAGCAAACGGAGGCTCGG caTCATCGTGAATAAAATGGACAGGAACAAAGATGGTTTTATCTCTGAAGAGGAGCTGAAGGATTGGATCAAATCGGCTCAGAAGAAACACATTTACGACAGCGTGGAGCATCAGTGGAAAGACTTTGACGTTAACGGGGACGGTCTGATCAGCTGGGAGGAGTACAAGAACGTCACGTACGGGAGTTACCTGG AAGACCCTCAGACGGACACAGAATATAACTACGATCAGATGATGTCGAGGGACGAGAGACGCTTCCGAGTCGCAGACACAAACGGAGATCTGATGGCAGACAAGCACGAGTTCTCAGCTTTCCTTCATCCTGAAGATCACCAGCACATGAAGGACATCGTGGTGCAG GAAACGATGGAAGACATCGACAAGAACGGAGACGGTTTCATCGACCTGAAGGAGTACATCG GCGACATGTACACGTCAGACGGAGAGGAAGAAGAGCCAGAGTGGGTCGCCACCGAGCGACAGCAGTTCTCTGAGTTCAGAGACAAAAACAACGACGGAAAGATGGACAAAGAAGAAACTCTGGACTGGATTCTTCCCTCTGATTATGACCACGCTGAAGCCGAGGCCAAACACCTGATGCACGAGGCCGACGCCAACCAC GATGGAAAACTCACCAAAACTGAAATCCTGAACAAATACGAGACGTTTGTTGGGAGTCAGGTGACGGACTTCGGGGAGGCATTACTACGACACGACGAGTTCTGA